Proteins found in one Methanospirillum hungatei JF-1 genomic segment:
- a CDS encoding IPT/TIG domain-containing protein has translation MNDEQTGTTGWEISMNFNLIPSKFHFSARYWCLFCIVGGILLAGYNPVSGAEAPDITSLSPDTVHAGFSHLVTLTGQGFSEDMTIRFAKDDSVLNVTDVKNLSDTSVTFRVIVPADANPGLYQMILQSPSLGEHRYNQVFHVQPPAAPEIVNISPSSAMAGSSVPLQITGRYFRSGCTVHINQDTRQIPLTNLSVRYDQISGELILPTDARPGSWNLSITNADGQEAVRSEGFTVIALPKPQILAITPDQGDMDVPVQVAVTGSNFLKGATFSLSRNDLIVQGIDPVVDSPGRIIGTVKVPARYHEGLWDLTVTNPDGQSARKTNAYLSGEPYAPFNLQITPVWGIQGTDRQVTIRGMSFLEGDRVTLQRGEKTISAKNITIVSPTQITCTIPIPENAEQGVWDVVVTSRYNKSDILKGGFSIYTKTSLLLSGIEPAAGEQGQYLTATIGGNNLANGSSVMLTASGEDQIQSESTALVRPDELKAWFHIPSDAMPDLYDLTVIFPSGQKLVKTGAFRILYNNTPVIESIEPDRAQVGTEDLKITVTGKNFGDGEYLNLNLTHNATTIPVSGAVSYKGTRITGYLTIPNGTWAGWYDLDVTRDAGRGRSATKSEMFRVL, from the coding sequence TTGAACGATGAACAAACCGGAACAACCGGTTGGGAGATCTCCATGAATTTTAATTTGATACCGAGTAAATTTCATTTCTCTGCCAGATACTGGTGTCTGTTCTGCATTGTTGGAGGAATTCTGCTCGCAGGTTACAATCCGGTATCCGGCGCAGAGGCCCCTGATATTACCAGTCTTTCCCCTGATACTGTGCATGCAGGATTCTCCCACCTGGTCACCCTGACCGGACAGGGTTTTTCAGAGGACATGACCATTCGTTTTGCAAAGGATGATTCTGTCCTGAATGTAACGGACGTGAAAAACCTCTCCGATACATCCGTAACCTTCCGGGTCATTGTCCCGGCTGATGCAAATCCCGGGCTGTATCAGATGATCCTTCAGTCACCATCACTGGGAGAGCACCGGTATAACCAGGTATTTCATGTCCAGCCTCCGGCAGCACCGGAGATTGTGAATATTTCACCCTCCTCTGCAATGGCAGGATCATCAGTTCCACTCCAGATAACCGGGAGATATTTCCGCTCCGGCTGTACAGTCCACATTAACCAGGATACAAGACAGATACCGCTTACCAATCTGTCAGTAAGGTATGACCAGATATCCGGAGAACTCATCCTTCCGACAGATGCCAGACCCGGCTCCTGGAACCTCTCAATAACCAACGCAGACGGGCAGGAAGCCGTCAGGTCAGAAGGATTTACCGTTATTGCTCTCCCAAAGCCTCAGATCCTTGCCATCACGCCTGACCAGGGTGACATGGATGTCCCGGTGCAGGTAGCGGTAACCGGCAGCAATTTCCTGAAAGGAGCTACCTTTTCCTTATCAAGAAATGATCTCATCGTGCAGGGAATAGACCCCGTTGTTGATTCACCTGGTCGTATCATCGGTACGGTGAAGGTTCCTGCCAGGTATCATGAGGGCCTGTGGGACCTTACCGTTACGAATCCTGATGGACAGTCTGCCAGAAAGACCAATGCCTATCTGAGTGGAGAGCCATATGCTCCCTTTAACCTGCAGATAACTCCGGTCTGGGGAATCCAGGGCACAGACCGTCAGGTTACCATCAGAGGGATGTCATTCCTTGAAGGGGATCGGGTCACGTTGCAGCGGGGGGAAAAGACCATATCTGCAAAGAATATCACCATCGTTTCACCAACCCAGATCACCTGTACCATCCCCATTCCGGAGAATGCTGAGCAGGGGGTCTGGGACGTGGTTGTAACCAGCCGGTATAACAAGAGTGATATTCTCAAAGGCGGTTTCTCCATCTATACGAAAACATCCCTTCTCCTGTCCGGTATAGAGCCGGCTGCCGGGGAACAGGGGCAGTATCTTACCGCAACCATAGGGGGGAATAACCTTGCAAACGGGTCGTCCGTCATGCTGACCGCAAGCGGAGAGGACCAGATTCAAAGCGAATCAACTGCACTTGTCCGTCCTGATGAGCTGAAGGCCTGGTTCCATATCCCGTCAGATGCCATGCCGGATCTGTATGATCTGACGGTCATATTTCCGTCTGGTCAGAAGCTGGTAAAAACCGGAGCTTTCAGGATTCTCTATAATAACACCCCGGTCATCGAGTCAATTGAGCCTGACCGGGCTCAGGTTGGAACTGAGGATCTGAAGATCACCGTAACAGGTAAAAATTTCGGGGATGGAGAGTATCTGAACCTGAATCTTACCCATAATGCCACGACGATACCGGTATCTGGTGCAGTGTCATACAAAGGAACCCGGATCACCGGATATCTGACCATTCCAAACGGAACCTGGGCCGGCTGGTATGATCTGGATGTTACCAGGGATGCAGGTCGGGGAAGAAGTGCAACAAAATCAGAGATGTTCAGAGTCCTGTAG
- a CDS encoding PAS domain S-box protein, with product MQIYIILREVSYIPGGIMISRIDLRVIIILAVIIGIGGCMTLVFMYHKDAQLREQVLTETRLAAAGIDLDTIRNFHGSDADLTNPAYISMKEKMVSIKAAEPLSRFVYIMGQRDDGGVFFYVDSESPGTDGYSPPGQDYTEVSDQVRELFTTGKAGIVGPTTDRWGTWISGLLPIQDPKTGTIIGVFGIDIDARNWTLITLYAGVPPLVGTLLIVAIFLSFITINRRKDEENEKLAISEQAYRESEARLSAILQSSPAFQFVIDQNHTVISWNRALEKFSGIPASEMIGTKNHWKAFFPTERPLLVDALLDRNFQILNELYGDSCHPSDLIDGAYEMTRYYPEMKENGIWLYILAAPYKNDQGEIIGAVETLIDVTERHRAEEAVKEAVKKLNLLSSITRHDILNKITMLQGLMMLIAEAVEHDPESSEYVKMGKGAINAIKKQIEFTRTYQDIGLNKPEWNEISDIILNVSKELIIKDISLSISLDGIQVYADPLIRKVFYNLMDNSIRHGEGITRICCTYDIQDDTLVIRYADDGMGVSPDEKTLIFEKGYGKNSGLGMFLAREILSITHITIRETGEYQKGALFEILVPKGMYRFSHPEQSLS from the coding sequence ATGCAGATATATATCATCCTACGTGAAGTATCATACATACCTGGTGGCATCATGATATCCCGGATTGATCTGCGAGTCATCATCATACTTGCAGTTATCATAGGAATCGGCGGATGCATGACTCTGGTCTTCATGTACCACAAGGATGCCCAGCTTCGGGAACAGGTCCTCACAGAAACCAGACTTGCCGCAGCAGGAATTGACCTTGACACTATCAGGAACTTTCATGGTTCAGATGCCGATCTTACCAACCCCGCGTATATCTCGATGAAAGAGAAGATGGTCAGTATCAAGGCTGCAGAACCGCTCAGCAGGTTTGTATATATCATGGGGCAGCGGGATGACGGGGGTGTGTTTTTTTATGTTGACTCCGAATCACCCGGAACCGACGGGTACTCCCCGCCAGGACAGGATTATACGGAGGTTTCTGACCAGGTTCGTGAGTTATTTACCACAGGAAAGGCCGGGATAGTAGGCCCCACAACCGACCGGTGGGGAACCTGGATCAGCGGCTTGTTACCGATTCAGGATCCCAAGACTGGTACTATTATCGGCGTTTTCGGGATTGATATCGACGCGAGAAACTGGACATTGATCACCCTGTATGCCGGCGTTCCTCCTCTGGTCGGGACATTGCTCATTGTTGCCATCTTCCTCTCATTTATCACCATTAACCGGAGAAAGGATGAAGAGAACGAAAAACTGGCAATATCTGAACAGGCATACCGGGAGAGTGAAGCGCGACTTTCTGCAATTCTTCAGAGTTCTCCGGCATTCCAGTTCGTTATCGATCAAAATCACACGGTCATCTCCTGGAACCGGGCCCTTGAGAAGTTTTCAGGGATTCCTGCATCAGAGATGATCGGGACGAAAAACCATTGGAAAGCATTTTTCCCGACTGAACGACCCCTTCTTGTAGATGCTCTTCTTGACCGGAACTTTCAGATTCTGAATGAACTGTATGGTGACAGTTGTCATCCGTCTGACCTCATCGATGGGGCATATGAGATGACCCGGTATTATCCGGAGATGAAAGAGAACGGCATCTGGCTGTACATTCTTGCTGCCCCGTATAAAAATGACCAGGGTGAGATAATCGGTGCTGTTGAGACACTGATTGATGTGACTGAACGTCATCGGGCAGAAGAAGCGGTTAAAGAGGCGGTTAAAAAACTAAACCTTCTCTCCAGTATCACCCGCCATGATATTCTGAATAAAATCACTATGCTTCAGGGCCTTATGATGCTCATCGCCGAAGCAGTGGAGCATGATCCGGAGTCTTCAGAGTATGTGAAGATGGGAAAAGGAGCAATTAACGCAATTAAAAAGCAGATTGAATTCACCCGGACCTACCAGGATATCGGGCTGAATAAGCCGGAGTGGAATGAGATATCTGATATCATCCTGAATGTTTCAAAAGAGTTGATCATAAAAGACATCTCTCTCTCTATCTCCCTTGACGGAATCCAGGTCTACGCAGACCCGCTCATCAGAAAGGTCTTTTATAATCTTATGGATAACTCAATCCGGCATGGTGAAGGTATTACCAGGATCTGCTGTACATATGACATCCAGGATGACACCCTGGTGATCAGGTATGCTGACGATGGAATGGGAGTTTCACCTGATGAGAAAACCTTGATCTTTGAGAAAGGGTATGGAAAGAACTCCGGCCTTGGCATGTTCCTTGCGAGGGAGATATTATCCATTACCCACATCACTATCAGGGAGACCGGGGAGTATCAGAAGGGTGCTTTATTTGAGATACTCGTCCCGAAAGGGATGTACCGGTTTTCTCATCCGGAGCAGAGCCTGTCCTGA
- the thiE gene encoding thiamine phosphate synthase, which produces MDCGLYIITDEILAPGCSHIQIAKESLSGGAKIIQLRDKRRNAAELYAIAQEIRSLCTQHHARFIVNDRLDIALAVQADGVHLGQDDLPLSAARLLAPRPFIIGVSVGTVEEAVLAEKGGADYLGVGPVYPTGTKADAGPAVGPGLIRSIRERVAIPIIAIGGINLTNAGDVLAAGADGIAVISAVICSPDIAAASRKFADLMIHS; this is translated from the coding sequence ATGGATTGTGGTCTGTACATCATTACTGATGAGATTCTGGCTCCTGGCTGCTCACATATACAGATTGCGAAAGAATCTCTCTCCGGCGGTGCAAAAATCATCCAGCTCCGCGATAAGCGAAGAAATGCAGCAGAACTCTATGCAATTGCGCAGGAGATCCGATCGTTGTGCACTCAGCATCATGCCCGGTTCATCGTGAATGATAGACTGGACATTGCGCTTGCAGTACAGGCGGATGGCGTCCACCTTGGTCAGGATGATCTCCCCCTCTCTGCCGCCCGGTTACTGGCTCCCCGGCCCTTCATCATCGGGGTATCGGTGGGGACCGTTGAGGAAGCAGTCCTGGCTGAAAAAGGAGGGGCCGATTATCTTGGGGTAGGCCCGGTATATCCGACCGGAACAAAGGCAGATGCCGGACCGGCCGTGGGCCCGGGCCTGATTCGGAGTATCAGGGAACGGGTAGCCATTCCCATCATTGCCATCGGCGGTATCAATCTTACAAATGCAGGCGACGTCCTTGCTGCCGGTGCTGACGGGATTGCAGTCATTTCTGCGGTGATTTGTAGCCCGGATATCGCCGCCGCTTCCAGAAAATTTGCAGACCTCATGATACATTCATAA